The following proteins come from a genomic window of Paenibacillus sp. CAA11:
- a CDS encoding LCP family protein — protein sequence MTKRTKRTILWSVIGVVVIILAFVAYYFIAIYNQLDNLHKKDENSPFYQVQPTDTKVPDPPKWEGTDRVNILLMGVDARGLKKGEIPRSDTMLVASIDPVKKKGYLFSIMRDTYVDIPEHGRERINTAITHGPNTAMQSVSDLLGIPIQYYVYTDFQGFIALVDAVGGVDFDVEKDMHYSSAADKHEYDIDLKKGMQHLDGKTALQYVRFRHDALSDFARTDRQRKFLKAVADKMKSTTSIMKLPDILDKVNPYIDTNMSVNDMWKLANVGYNSQMSGSEQIPPMDLLEEKTVGGAAVIGIKDEDKLKAYVQDVFNKEDSTTGADTDTNTSTDQKDQAGSSDSGKDTPSKTKPTTTESKSRSDGT from the coding sequence GCCTATTATTTTATCGCCATCTATAATCAGCTTGATAATCTTCACAAGAAAGATGAGAACTCACCTTTTTATCAGGTTCAACCCACAGATACTAAGGTGCCGGATCCTCCAAAATGGGAGGGGACTGACCGTGTAAACATCCTCCTTATGGGGGTAGATGCACGCGGACTCAAGAAGGGAGAAATCCCACGTTCTGACACCATGCTTGTAGCGTCCATAGATCCTGTCAAGAAGAAGGGCTATCTGTTCTCTATTATGCGTGATACTTACGTCGACATCCCTGAGCATGGCAGAGAGCGGATCAACACCGCCATTACCCATGGACCTAACACGGCCATGCAGAGCGTATCGGATCTGCTCGGCATCCCGATTCAGTATTATGTCTATACGGATTTCCAAGGCTTTATCGCGCTAGTTGACGCTGTGGGCGGTGTGGACTTTGATGTTGAGAAGGACATGCACTACTCAAGCGCAGCGGATAAGCATGAATATGATATCGATTTGAAAAAAGGCATGCAGCATCTTGATGGGAAAACGGCACTTCAATACGTACGGTTCCGCCATGATGCTTTGTCCGACTTTGCACGTACAGACCGCCAGCGTAAATTCCTTAAGGCGGTAGCGGATAAAATGAAGAGCACGACGTCCATCATGAAGCTTCCTGATATTCTGGATAAGGTTAACCCTTACATCGATACGAATATGTCGGTGAATGACATGTGGAAGCTCGCAAACGTAGGCTATAACAGCCAGATGAGCGGAAGCGAACAAATCCCGCCTATGGATCTGCTGGAAGAGAAGACAGTGGGCGGTGCAGCTGTGATTGGTATTAAGGACGAAGATAAACTTAAAGCATACGTCCAGGATGTATTTAACAAGGAGGACTCTACGACCGGTGCGGACACGGACACGAACACCAGCACAGATCAGAAAGACCAGGCAGGGTCTTCTGACAGCGGCAAAGATACCCCCTCCAAAACAAAACCCACAACAACTGAAAGCAAGTCAAGAAGCGACGGAACTTAA